The following nucleotide sequence is from Candidatus Woesearchaeota archaeon.
TCACATGTCCGCCTGTTTCTTTTTGTTCATAGAGAATTTCTTCTTCAGTTTTTTCATCATCAGTTAAGATGTGACTTCCTGAGTCTCCTGAACTAACAACTTCCATTGATCCAGCTCTCCCCGTAGTTAATTGCAGTTCTCCTTTCCATTCATTAACGTAACCGTTTTTGATAAGAACAGTATCTCCTGCTTTAATCTGATCAATTTGTTCGTTCCACAGACTTAATTTGATTTCTCCGGTTTCATCCATCGCAATTGCATTTGCAACTCTTCCAGTTTTTCCGAATTTTTCAAATTCCCTTATATCGCCCATCTCTTTAATTTTGATTTGGACTTCTACATTTCCTTGTTTTGGTTCAAGTTCTTTAATTTTCATTTTATCAACTTTTTATAATTTTTAACCAATTTAGAAGCTTATTTTTAAAAGACTTTTGGTTTATTTATAAATAAATATAGAATATTTAGTGTTTTTTTTGTTTATGAAACCCAATAAATGCTTGATTTATTGCTGTTTCTTGCCAGCCAAGCTTCAACAAATGTTGTCTAATATCTCCTGAATTGTATCCTTTTGATTGTGCATCTTCAATAAAACTCATCAATTTGGTTTTATGATGTACATGAAGTTCTTGTGATTTTCTTAATTTTTCAATTTTTTTTATGTGTTTTTGATGAACAACTAACGCAACAACAAGTAACATCACAAATAATGCTAAAAATAAGATTAAACTTAATTTTTTTATTCCATCTACAAATCCAGGTTTTTTTGATTGACTTGCAAGTTCATTATCAAATCCAGTTTCTTTTTGATGTTGATTGAGGATATTTTGTTGTTCTTCAGAAAGATCAGTCACACAACAAATTAAGTCGGCATGTATTAATTCTTCTTTTGAATAAACAGTTATAGCAGAGTTGCAATACTTTTCTTTAAATTCTTGATCGCAAACAACATCTCCTCCCTTCTTAACATATTTTGATTCTAATATGAAAAATTTTTCTCCTGCTCGACCGGCAAGTAATGATGAAGGAGTGAATGATTTCATTGTTTCTAAAAAAGAATTATAATCATTAAATTTTACAACTAATTCTTCAGAATTCAAACCAGCACAATATTCTTTTGTCTCCTCGACATTCCAACCATATTGTCCAGTTGTAGCTTTTAGCCAAGTAGGAGTAGTATTTTCAGAATTTATTCCAACACAAAAACTCATGTCTTGTTGATCTTTTAAAAATGCAGCTGAGTTTAATGCTCCACCCAATTTAGTTTTAGCTTGAACTACATCAACAACTAAATTTCCAGTTATTTCTCCACCAGAACCTATTATGAACACTAGTCCTAAGACTAAGAAAAAAATAAAAGCAATATGAATTAAAAAATTATTTGTGCTCTCCCCTTTTTTTATCATTAATAGGGATTATATTAGTTTGTATTTATTAAATTTCCTAATTCTTCTAGCTTTTTTCCTTTAAAGAATTGTCTTATTTTTTCACTTAAATTCTCAAGTTTAACTCGAACTTGTGCACCAGTATCACGATCTCGAAGAGTTACATCATTTTGTTCAAGAGTATCAAAGTCAACTGTAACGCATAATGGTGTTCCAACTTCATCCATCCGAACATATCTTCGTCCAATAGATCCACTTCGATCATATGAACAATTGAATTCTTCTAATAACTCTTGATATACTTCTTTTGCTTTATCGCCTAACTTATTTACTAATGGCAATACTGCTACTTGTATTGGCGCAAGTTTAGGATGTAATTTTAACACAACTACTTCTTTTCCTTTTTCATCTTTTCGCGTGGTGTATGCATCAAACATAAAAACTAAGAATGCTCTATCAGTTCCAAGACTAGGTTCAGCTACAACGAATGGAACTATTTTCTTTTTTGCTTCTTCATCAAAAATACTTAAGTCTTTTCCACTATGTTTCATGTGTTGTTGTAAATCAAAATCACTTCGATCTGCAATTCCTTGTAGTTCTTTCCACCCGAATGGAAAATTATATTCTAAGTCCCAACAATCAGAACTATAGTGTGCCATTTCATCTTTTTGATGTTGTCTAATTCTAAAATTTTCTTTTTTAGCACCTAAATTTTCAAACCAGGTTATTTCTGTCGCAAGCCAATATGCATGCCAAGGATTTGATATAATTCCCGCAGAAAGTGCATCTTTTACAGTCATTAATTTGTGTTCTTCTTCTTTTTCTTGCATATCTGCTGAATAAATCAAAAGTTCATAATTCATTACTGAATCAATATATGGACAATCTTTAGAATTATCTGGATGAACAAAATATTCTATTTCCATTTGTTCAAATTCTCGCATCCTAAATAAAAAATTTCTAGGTGCAATTTCATTTCTAAATGCTTTTCCCATTTGAGCAATTCCAAAGGGCAATTTTAATCGACTTGTTTCAAGTACATTTTTAAAATTTGCAAATATTAATTGAGCTGTTTCTCCTCTAAGATATGCTTTTGCTTTATCTCCTTCAACTGCTCCAATAAATGTTTTAAACAATAAATTAAATACTTTAGGTTCACCTAAATCAACGCTTCCACATTTCACGCATTTAATTTCATTTTCACTCATTATTTTTTTGAATTCTGCAAGTTCTAAACCTTCTGCTTGCACACCTACTTGATCTTCTATTACATGATCTGCTCGCATTCTTTCTTGGCATTTACTGCATTCTACTAACACATCACCAAATCCAGATACGTGTCCTGATGCTTCCCAAACTTTTGGATTGCAAATTATGCTTCCATCAATTCCTACAACATCTGAACGAGTTTTAACATGATATTTCCACCATTCTTGTTTCATATTTTGTTTAAGTTCTGCTCCGAGTGGCCCGTAATCAAAAAATCCTGAAAAACCCCCGTAGATCTCACTACTTGGATATACAAAACCTTTACGTTTACAAAATACTGCCATTTCGTCAATATTAATTTTCATTTTTCAACTAACCTCATGAAACAAATTTACGTTAGAATTAGGATAGACCTCA
It contains:
- a CDS encoding glycine--tRNA ligase, coding for MKINIDEMAVFCKRKGFVYPSSEIYGGFSGFFDYGPLGAELKQNMKQEWWKYHVKTRSDVVGIDGSIICNPKVWEASGHVSGFGDVLVECSKCQERMRADHVIEDQVGVQAEGLELAEFKKIMSENEIKCVKCGSVDLGEPKVFNLLFKTFIGAVEGDKAKAYLRGETAQLIFANFKNVLETSRLKLPFGIAQMGKAFRNEIAPRNFLFRMREFEQMEIEYFVHPDNSKDCPYIDSVMNYELLIYSADMQEKEEEHKLMTVKDALSAGIISNPWHAYWLATEITWFENLGAKKENFRIRQHQKDEMAHYSSDCWDLEYNFPFGWKELQGIADRSDFDLQQHMKHSGKDLSIFDEEAKKKIVPFVVAEPSLGTDRAFLVFMFDAYTTRKDEKGKEVVVLKLHPKLAPIQVAVLPLVNKLGDKAKEVYQELLEEFNCSYDRSGSIGRRYVRMDEVGTPLCVTVDFDTLEQNDVTLRDRDTGAQVRVKLENLSEKIRQFFKGKKLEELGNLINTN